In one window of Nocardia brasiliensis DNA:
- the recO gene encoding DNA repair protein RecO, which produces MRLYRDVAVVVRQHKLGEADRIVTLLTRQHGLVRAVAKGVRRTKSKFGARLEPFAYIDVQLHPGRTLDVVTQVHTVEAFAADIIDDYGRYTTACAVLETAERLAGEERAPAPRLHALTASALRAIAAKQRPHELILDAFLLRAMGFAGWAPALDECAKCATPGPHRAFHVAAGGAVCVHCRPPGAATPAPGVLDLLVALLRGEWEYVEAVPEGVRRQASGLVAAHLQWHLERQLRTLPLIERSRAVGSPA; this is translated from the coding sequence GTGCGTTTGTATCGGGATGTGGCGGTGGTGGTACGCCAGCACAAGCTGGGCGAGGCGGACCGCATCGTCACGTTGCTGACCCGGCAGCACGGTCTGGTGCGTGCCGTGGCCAAGGGGGTGCGCCGGACCAAGTCGAAGTTCGGGGCCAGGCTGGAGCCGTTCGCCTACATCGACGTGCAGTTGCATCCCGGTCGCACGTTGGACGTGGTCACCCAGGTACACACCGTGGAGGCCTTCGCCGCCGACATCATCGACGACTACGGCCGCTACACCACCGCCTGTGCGGTGCTGGAAACCGCCGAGCGGCTGGCCGGTGAGGAGCGCGCGCCCGCGCCGCGGCTGCACGCGCTCACCGCGAGCGCGCTGCGGGCCATCGCGGCCAAGCAGCGCCCGCACGAGCTGATCCTGGACGCGTTCCTGTTGCGCGCCATGGGATTCGCGGGCTGGGCGCCCGCGCTGGACGAGTGCGCCAAGTGCGCGACCCCCGGCCCGCATCGGGCGTTCCATGTCGCGGCGGGCGGCGCGGTGTGTGTGCACTGCCGTCCGCCCGGTGCGGCCACGCCGGCACCGGGCGTGCTTGATCTGCTGGTCGCCTTGCTGCGCGGTGAATGGGAGTACGTCGAGGCGGTGCCGGAGGGGGTGCGCAGGCAGGCCAGCGGCTTGGTCGCCGCGCATCTGCAATGGCATCTGGAGCGGCAGTTGCGCACGTTGCCGCTGATCGAGCGGTCCAGGGCGGTCGGCTCGCCTGCCTGA
- a CDS encoding YggT family protein encodes MSLIGTLLGYALTVFILLMLARLVLDWIGVLGGGPAWAGKARQVTHAATEPVLAPVRKVLPPIRAGGLAIDLAFTVVFVAALILRSVAFGL; translated from the coding sequence ATGAGTCTCATCGGGACGCTGCTCGGCTACGCCTTGACGGTGTTCATCCTGCTGATGCTGGCCAGGCTCGTGCTCGACTGGATCGGCGTGCTCGGCGGCGGTCCGGCATGGGCGGGCAAGGCGCGGCAGGTCACGCACGCGGCGACCGAGCCGGTGCTCGCGCCGGTGCGCAAGGTGCTGCCGCCGATCCGCGCGGGCGGACTCGCGATCGACCTGGCGTTCACCGTGGTGTTCGTCGCCGCGTTGATCCTGCGCTCGGTCGCGTTCGGTCTCTGA
- a CDS encoding TetR/AcrR family transcriptional regulator, protein MPRRSQEDRSRTTKAALEQAGRRLFTERGFAATSAEELVTEAGVTRGALHHHYGDKRGLFLAVLEQIEIETTAEIESAIGAVDSDDVLAAMTAGLGLFLEICQRPPMLRIALTDAPAVLGWQAWREFESRHGLGLITAQLERARAAGLIADAPVQVLGQLVLSALSEAALIIAHAADPEAARAQAQQSVLLLISGLLRN, encoded by the coding sequence ATGCCACGCCGTAGCCAGGAGGATCGCTCCCGCACCACCAAGGCCGCGCTCGAACAGGCCGGACGTCGCCTGTTCACCGAGCGCGGCTTCGCGGCGACCTCGGCGGAAGAGCTCGTGACCGAGGCCGGGGTCACCCGCGGCGCGCTGCACCACCATTACGGCGACAAACGCGGTCTGTTCCTCGCGGTGCTGGAACAGATCGAGATCGAGACCACCGCGGAGATCGAATCCGCCATCGGCGCAGTCGATTCCGACGACGTGCTGGCCGCGATGACGGCCGGCCTCGGGCTCTTCCTCGAGATCTGCCAGCGCCCGCCGATGCTGCGGATCGCGCTCACCGACGCGCCCGCGGTGCTGGGCTGGCAGGCCTGGCGCGAATTCGAGAGCAGGCACGGCCTCGGCCTGATCACCGCACAGCTCGAGCGCGCCCGTGCCGCCGGGCTGATCGCGGACGCCCCGGTCCAGGTGCTCGGTCAACTCGTGCTCAGCGCGTTGAGCGAGGCGGCGCTGATCATCGCGCACGCGGCGGACCCCGAGGCCGCCCGTGCGCAGGCGCAGCAGTCGGTGCTGCTGTTGATCTCCGGCCTGCTGCGGAACTGA
- a CDS encoding ABC transporter ATP-binding protein, with protein MTSALTSRSAAPAIELRDLRKSFALPGGGAVRAVDGLDLVIEPGEIVAFLGPNGAGKTTTLDMVLGLTTPDAGSVALFGGTPAQALAVGRISAVLQSGGLLPDLTVAETVRLVATLYASPRPVAEVLARAGIGEIAGRLVGKCSGGQRQRLRFALALLPNPDLIVLDEPTTGMDVEGRRDFWNAMREDSARGRTVVFATHYLDEADAYADRIVLVRAGRVVADGSAAEIKNLASGRAVRATLPAVPPGLRALPGVDEVELRGDRILVHTSDSDAVARYLLTETAAVDLEITSHNLESAFLALTTGEN; from the coding sequence ATGACATCAGCACTGACATCGCGCTCGGCCGCGCCCGCGATCGAACTGCGCGACCTGCGTAAGAGCTTCGCGCTGCCCGGCGGCGGCGCGGTGCGGGCCGTGGACGGGCTGGATCTGGTGATCGAGCCCGGCGAGATCGTCGCCTTTCTCGGGCCGAACGGGGCGGGCAAGACCACCACGCTCGACATGGTGCTCGGCCTGACGACACCGGACGCGGGCAGTGTCGCGCTCTTCGGCGGCACCCCGGCGCAAGCGCTTGCGGTGGGCCGCATTTCGGCGGTGCTGCAATCCGGTGGGCTGCTACCCGACCTCACCGTCGCCGAGACCGTGCGGCTGGTCGCCACCCTGTACGCGAGCCCGCGGCCGGTCGCGGAGGTGCTCGCGCGCGCGGGTATCGGCGAGATCGCAGGCCGACTCGTCGGCAAGTGCTCGGGCGGGCAACGTCAGCGGTTGCGGTTCGCGCTCGCGCTGCTGCCGAACCCGGATCTGATCGTGCTCGACGAACCCACCACCGGCATGGATGTCGAAGGGCGCCGGGACTTCTGGAACGCGATGCGCGAGGATTCCGCGCGCGGGCGCACCGTCGTGTTCGCTACCCACTACCTGGACGAGGCCGACGCCTACGCGGACCGGATCGTGCTGGTCCGTGCCGGCAGAGTGGTGGCCGACGGCAGCGCCGCCGAGATCAAGAATCTGGCTTCGGGCCGGGCGGTGCGCGCCACCTTGCCCGCCGTGCCGCCGGGTCTGCGCGCGCTTCCCGGCGTCGACGAGGTGGAGTTGCGCGGCGACCGAATCCTCGTGCACACCAGCGACTCCGACGCGGTGGCCCGCTACCTGCTCACCGAGACCGCGGCCGTCGATCTCGAAATCACCTCGCACAACCTCGAATCCGCGTTCCTCGCGCTGACGACCGGAGAGAACTGA
- a CDS encoding alpha/beta fold hydrolase codes for MGTSTALGPTREVELPGGRVRYHETGEGPPVVFVHGLLVNADLWRNVVPGVAAAGYRCLAPDWPLGAHSIPVPDADLTPTGVADLIAAFLERLELTDVTIVANDTGGAITQILMTRHPTRIGRVVLAAVDSYESFLPAPFTALGWLGWVPGSLRPLLEAMRIRALHRTPLVFGLVVKRLPPRAIVDSYVLPSRRSAGVRKDLRLFLKTARREYTLDAAKQFATVRFPVLLVWAREDRVFPMSFAERLARDLPQATLKVVDDAYTLLPEDQPELLTAAILEFTQLHATP; via the coding sequence ATGGGAACCAGCACCGCACTCGGGCCGACACGCGAGGTCGAGCTGCCCGGCGGCCGCGTCCGGTACCACGAGACAGGGGAGGGGCCGCCCGTCGTCTTCGTGCACGGTCTGCTCGTCAACGCGGACCTGTGGCGCAATGTGGTGCCCGGCGTCGCCGCCGCGGGCTACCGCTGCCTGGCTCCCGATTGGCCGCTCGGCGCGCACTCGATTCCGGTGCCCGACGCGGACCTGACCCCGACCGGGGTGGCCGACCTCATCGCGGCCTTCCTGGAGCGGCTCGAGCTGACCGACGTCACGATTGTCGCCAACGACACCGGCGGCGCGATCACCCAGATACTGATGACCCGGCATCCGACCCGGATCGGGCGGGTGGTGCTGGCCGCGGTGGACAGCTACGAGAGCTTCCTGCCCGCGCCGTTCACCGCGTTGGGCTGGCTGGGGTGGGTGCCGGGTTCGCTGCGTCCACTGCTGGAGGCGATGCGGATTCGGGCGCTGCACCGCACACCGCTGGTGTTCGGCCTGGTGGTCAAGCGACTGCCGCCGCGCGCGATCGTCGACTCGTACGTGCTGCCGAGCCGCAGGTCCGCCGGGGTGCGCAAAGACCTGCGGTTGTTCCTGAAGACCGCGCGCCGCGAATACACCCTCGACGCCGCGAAACAGTTCGCCACGGTGCGCTTCCCGGTGTTGCTGGTCTGGGCCCGCGAGGATCGGGTCTTCCCGATGTCGTTCGCCGAACGGCTGGCCCGCGACCTGCCGCAGGCGACCCTGAAGGTCGTCGACGACGCGTACACGCTGCTCCCGGAGGATCAGCCCGAGTTGCTCACCGCGGCGATCTTGGAGTTCACTCAGCTGCATGCCACGCCGTAG
- a CDS encoding isoprenyl transferase produces MPAELVPNHVALVMDGNGRWAQERGLPRTAGHERGEAVLMDTVEGCIEMGVKWLSAYAFSTENWRRSPDEVRFLMGFNRDVIRRRRDEMHEMGVRVRWAGRRPRLWRSVINELEIAEEMTKHNTVMTLTMCVNYGGRAEIADAAREIARRVAAGELDPEKVTEATVARFLDEPDMPDVDLFLRPSGEFRSSNFLIWQSAYAEFVYQDTLFPDFDRRNLWDACLEYASRDRRFGGTK; encoded by the coding sequence ATCCCGGCCGAGCTGGTACCGAACCATGTCGCGCTGGTGATGGACGGCAACGGCCGGTGGGCGCAGGAGCGCGGTCTGCCGCGCACGGCCGGACACGAGCGCGGCGAAGCGGTGCTGATGGACACCGTCGAGGGCTGCATCGAGATGGGCGTGAAGTGGCTCTCGGCCTACGCCTTCTCCACCGAGAACTGGCGGCGCAGTCCCGACGAGGTGCGCTTTCTCATGGGCTTCAACCGGGACGTGATCCGGCGCCGCCGCGACGAGATGCACGAGATGGGAGTGCGGGTGCGCTGGGCGGGCCGCAGGCCCCGGCTGTGGCGCAGCGTGATCAACGAGCTCGAGATCGCCGAGGAGATGACCAAGCACAATACGGTGATGACCCTCACCATGTGCGTCAACTACGGTGGCCGCGCCGAAATAGCCGATGCGGCAAGGGAAATCGCGCGCCGGGTGGCCGCGGGGGAACTCGATCCGGAGAAGGTCACCGAGGCGACGGTCGCGCGATTCCTCGACGAGCCGGACATGCCCGATGTCGACCTGTTCCTGCGCCCGTCCGGTGAGTTCCGTAGCTCGAACTTCCTCATCTGGCAGTCCGCCTACGCCGAATTCGTCTACCAGGACACCCTTTTCCCCGATTTCGACCGGCGCAACCTGTGGGACGCCTGCCTCGAGTACGCTTCGCGTGACCGACGCTTCGGCGGTACCAAGTGA
- a CDS encoding phospholipase A2, with translation MRIRDVALVCLTVPAALLLTVGYAAATPTPEYPLDPAAEAASKVYPGDPVPRSRSMATAFVGVPSDYVYNTKLKPVARHDYCTSAPDSYFAADFRGPCARHDMCYDRADAAGTDYTACNSALRADMITNCVYAYGTSGTALQTCKATAEIYWAAVTVTHLD, from the coding sequence ATGAGGATCCGTGATGTGGCTCTCGTCTGTCTCACCGTTCCCGCCGCGTTGCTCCTGACCGTCGGCTACGCGGCCGCGACCCCGACGCCGGAATATCCGCTCGATCCCGCAGCCGAGGCGGCGTCCAAGGTGTACCCGGGCGACCCGGTCCCGCGGTCACGTTCGATGGCGACGGCGTTCGTCGGCGTGCCGAGCGACTACGTGTACAACACGAAGCTCAAACCCGTTGCCCGGCATGACTACTGCACCTCGGCCCCCGACAGCTATTTCGCCGCCGACTTCCGCGGCCCCTGCGCCCGCCACGACATGTGCTACGACCGCGCCGACGCCGCGGGCACCGACTACACCGCCTGCAACAGTGCCCTACGCGCCGACATGATCACCAACTGCGTCTACGCCTACGGCACCTCCGGCACCGCCCTACAGACCTGCAAGGCCACCGCTGAGATCTACTGGGCCGCCGTGACTGTCACACACCTGGACTGA
- a CDS encoding ABC transporter permease: MTTLAAEPASDRRPTPLGGFSFGFLRVELRRMLRNRRTMIFTLLIPPLFFVIFGLQSDFRTQPYGSGNVTGYVMVSMAVYGAMLATTSGGAMVAIERAQGWSRQLRLTPLHPVAYIATKVAVAMVLGLVSVTAVFVVGGVLGARLTPAAWVSCFLLAWLTSLVFAAFGLFVGYLLPSENVMQLLGPVLAVLSFAGGLFVPLHGWFDTVSRVFPTNGVATLARIPFGDTDAGSIAVGALNVVVWAALFIGGSALLFRRDTAR; this comes from the coding sequence ATGACTACCCTTGCCGCAGAGCCCGCTTCCGACCGCCGACCGACGCCACTCGGCGGTTTCAGCTTCGGTTTCCTGCGCGTCGAGCTGCGTCGCATGCTGCGCAACCGGCGCACGATGATCTTCACCCTGCTCATTCCGCCGCTGTTCTTCGTCATCTTCGGCCTGCAATCCGACTTCCGGACCCAGCCGTACGGCTCGGGCAATGTGACCGGCTACGTGATGGTGTCGATGGCCGTGTACGGCGCGATGCTCGCGACCACCAGCGGCGGCGCCATGGTGGCGATCGAACGGGCACAGGGGTGGAGTCGCCAATTGCGGCTCACGCCACTGCATCCCGTCGCCTACATCGCCACCAAGGTGGCGGTGGCGATGGTGCTCGGGCTGGTGTCGGTGACCGCGGTCTTCGTGGTCGGCGGGGTACTCGGCGCGCGGCTCACCCCGGCCGCCTGGGTGAGCTGCTTCCTGCTCGCCTGGCTCACCTCGCTGGTCTTCGCCGCGTTCGGGTTGTTCGTCGGCTACCTGCTGCCCTCGGAGAATGTGATGCAGCTGCTCGGTCCGGTGCTCGCTGTGCTGTCGTTCGCGGGTGGGTTGTTCGTCCCGCTGCACGGCTGGTTCGACACCGTCTCCCGGGTGTTCCCGACCAACGGTGTCGCGACGCTGGCGCGAATTCCCTTCGGCGACACCGACGCCGGATCGATCGCCGTGGGCGCGCTGAATGTGGTGGTGTGGGCGGCGCTGTTCATCGGCGGGTCGGCGTTGCTGTTCCGCCGGGATACGGCGCGCTGA
- a CDS encoding YbjN domain-containing protein: MESSVTPEQELQARAGASLSYYDIDVRVDPEGSIGFEYEGALCSLRAVNLAPGLDVLTLTCVLAWDRPMNAQLHKRVAERNNALQFGSLTVIGHDKLADIILRYTFPAAGLDDQALATMLVLVLSGAGKARQGLVP; this comes from the coding sequence ATGGAATCATCGGTGACTCCGGAACAGGAACTGCAGGCGCGCGCGGGCGCCTCCCTCTCGTACTACGACATCGACGTGCGCGTCGACCCCGAGGGTTCGATCGGCTTCGAGTACGAGGGCGCGCTGTGCTCGCTGCGGGCGGTCAACCTCGCGCCCGGCCTCGACGTGCTGACGCTCACCTGCGTGCTGGCCTGGGATCGGCCGATGAACGCGCAACTGCACAAGCGCGTCGCCGAACGGAACAACGCGCTGCAGTTCGGCTCGCTCACCGTGATCGGTCACGACAAGCTCGCCGACATCATCCTGCGCTACACCTTCCCGGCCGCGGGCCTGGACGATCAGGCCCTCGCCACCATGCTGGTGCTCGTGCTCTCCGGTGCGGGGAAGGCCCGCCAGGGTCTGGTGCCCTGA
- a CDS encoding sensor histidine kinase: MRLTNRLRAVRTAGVSGLIDRALDDPSYAAGARRRGWFGLFIAMIWLTWLIPPIVRRWTRGEEGDAVLAGLILIGFAALVAGSFLVFRRGGPRDLVLDQPIDRRIWVVLALLVGLHIALVTTLGATALPTAIYVAVVAIFHLPLRESGYVVLVVLVALLLVPILAPRTELADVPFYLAFVPVGIWLARQLGVRGERLAELNRRQRAELELVEERNRVARDVHDILGHSLTVITVKTELAQRLAEVDLARAKAEMADVERLAREALAGVRETVGGLREVTLRGELANARTALAAADIAADLPAEVPDPAHGELFGWVLREAVTNVIRHSAARHCTVRVSATSIEVVDDGRGIDAVAGSGSGLTGLRERVRAAGGTLTLATPEGGGLRVCASVPG, encoded by the coding sequence ATGAGACTGACGAACCGGCTCCGCGCGGTCCGGACGGCGGGGGTGTCCGGGCTCATCGATCGCGCCCTCGACGACCCGTCGTACGCGGCGGGTGCCCGGCGGCGCGGCTGGTTCGGGCTGTTCATCGCCATGATCTGGCTGACCTGGCTGATTCCGCCGATCGTGCGGCGCTGGACGCGCGGCGAGGAAGGCGACGCCGTGCTCGCGGGGCTGATCCTGATCGGCTTCGCCGCGCTCGTCGCGGGCTCGTTCCTGGTGTTCCGCCGTGGCGGGCCCCGCGATCTCGTGCTGGACCAGCCGATCGACCGGCGGATCTGGGTGGTGTTGGCCCTGCTGGTCGGCCTGCACATCGCCCTGGTGACGACGCTCGGCGCGACCGCGCTGCCGACCGCGATCTACGTCGCGGTGGTCGCGATCTTCCATCTGCCGCTGCGCGAATCCGGCTACGTCGTGCTCGTGGTGCTGGTCGCGCTGCTGCTGGTGCCGATCCTCGCCCCGCGCACGGAGCTGGCCGACGTGCCGTTCTATCTCGCCTTCGTCCCGGTGGGGATCTGGCTGGCTCGTCAGCTCGGCGTGCGCGGGGAACGGCTTGCCGAGTTGAATCGCAGGCAGCGCGCCGAGCTCGAACTGGTCGAGGAGCGTAATCGGGTGGCCCGCGACGTGCACGACATCCTCGGTCATTCGCTCACCGTGATCACGGTGAAAACCGAACTGGCGCAACGGCTAGCCGAGGTGGATCTAGCGCGGGCGAAGGCCGAGATGGCCGATGTCGAGCGGCTCGCGCGGGAGGCTCTGGCCGGGGTGCGCGAGACCGTCGGCGGCTTGCGCGAGGTGACGTTGCGCGGCGAACTCGCCAATGCGAGAACGGCATTGGCGGCCGCCGATATTGCCGCTGATCTGCCGGCGGAGGTGCCCGATCCGGCACATGGCGAGCTGTTCGGCTGGGTGCTGCGCGAGGCGGTGACCAACGTGATCCGGCACAGCGCCGCGCGGCACTGCACCGTGCGGGTGAGCGCCACCAGCATCGAGGTGGTCGACGACGGCCGCGGTATCGACGCGGTCGCGGGTTCGGGCTCGGGGCTGACCGGCCTGCGGGAGCGGGTGCGTGCGGCGGGCGGCACGTTGACCCTCGCCACACCGGAGGGAGGGGGTCTGCGTGTCTGCGCGAGTGTGCCCGGCTGA
- a CDS encoding lysozyme — MSATLFASLATLLVTAPGVADPAPTEQGDDHTLGSQIVVHEGAGAGDPSQERSLAAGSVEGIDVSRYQGDVNWKSYWDNGVRFAFIKATESTNVTNPYFASQYNGSYKQGLIRGAYHFAIPSSSSGASQADYFIAHGGGWSRDGKTLPGALDLEYNPYDKNNQCYGKSQSQMASWIHDFSNRYHGTTGRWPVIYTSTSWWSLCVGTAGDFSADSPLWVARYNSTVGALPYNWRVYSFWQYTSTPLDKNRFNGDLSQLQAIANG; from the coding sequence TTGTCCGCCACATTGTTCGCGAGCCTGGCCACCCTGCTCGTGACCGCCCCGGGCGTCGCGGATCCGGCACCCACCGAGCAGGGCGACGACCATACGCTTGGCTCGCAGATCGTGGTGCACGAGGGCGCGGGCGCAGGCGACCCCAGCCAGGAACGGTCGTTGGCCGCGGGCTCGGTGGAGGGCATCGACGTGTCCCGGTATCAGGGCGATGTCAATTGGAAAAGCTATTGGGACAACGGAGTTCGCTTCGCCTTTATCAAGGCGACCGAGAGCACCAACGTGACCAACCCATACTTCGCCTCCCAGTACAACGGATCGTACAAACAGGGTTTGATCCGCGGCGCATACCATTTCGCCATACCGAGCAGTTCGAGCGGAGCGAGCCAGGCCGATTACTTCATCGCGCACGGCGGCGGCTGGTCCCGCGACGGCAAGACGCTGCCGGGCGCGCTCGACCTCGAATACAACCCGTACGACAAGAACAACCAGTGCTACGGCAAGTCGCAGAGCCAAATGGCCTCGTGGATCCACGATTTCAGCAATCGATACCACGGCACGACCGGTCGCTGGCCGGTGATCTACACCTCCACCAGCTGGTGGAGCCTCTGCGTCGGCACCGCGGGCGATTTCAGTGCCGACAGCCCGCTGTGGGTGGCCCGCTACAACTCGACTGTCGGCGCGCTGCCGTACAACTGGCGGGTGTACAGCTTCTGGCAGTACACCTCGACACCGCTGGACAAGAACCGCTTCAACGGTGACCTGTCGCAGTTGCAGGCGATCGCCAACGGCTGA
- a CDS encoding amidase yields the protein MTATDPTRPPTAPQTGELGLTDLAAAIARGTLSSVAAVGAALDRIEAAQPTLNAFRIVRRERALAEAADADARLAAGERLPLLGVPVAVKDDTDIAGEPTAFGCGGTFPPKTEDAESVRRLRAAGAVIVGKTNTCELGQLPFTSAAAFGHTRNPWAADRTPGGSSGGSAAAVAAGLVPAALGSDGAGSIRIPAAWTNLVGIKPQRGRISTWPHAEAFYGLTVNGPLARTVADAALLLDLAAGAHPGDRHTPAPIAATDAVGRDPGRLRIALSLRIPFTATRTTLDPQVAAAVRRVGDTLRALGHTVTVADLHYGLLIGASFLPRSMAGIRAVHRNMPGAEVDPRTIANTRLGRLLDGPALFAARQAEPLLHKRIGGFFRDYDLVLAPTTATPPPHAEDIDGIGVHATNNLITAACPYTWPWNVLGWPSVNVPAGFTDAGLPVGAQLMGTEAAEPLLISVAAQLESELHWERDRPAPWWTAA from the coding sequence ATGACCGCCACCGATCCCACCCGGCCGCCGACCGCACCGCAGACTGGCGAGCTCGGACTGACCGACCTCGCGGCCGCGATCGCCCGCGGCACGCTCAGCTCCGTCGCCGCGGTGGGCGCCGCGCTCGATCGCATCGAGGCCGCCCAACCGACGCTCAACGCGTTCCGGATCGTGCGGCGCGAGCGCGCGCTGGCCGAGGCCGCCGACGCCGACGCCCGGCTCGCGGCGGGCGAACGACTCCCCCTGCTCGGCGTGCCGGTCGCGGTGAAGGACGACACCGACATCGCGGGCGAGCCGACCGCGTTCGGGTGCGGCGGTACCTTCCCGCCGAAAACCGAAGACGCCGAATCGGTTCGGCGGCTGCGCGCGGCAGGCGCGGTGATCGTCGGCAAGACCAACACCTGCGAACTCGGACAGTTGCCGTTCACCAGCGCGGCCGCCTTCGGACACACCCGCAACCCGTGGGCCGCCGACCGCACGCCCGGCGGTTCCTCCGGCGGCTCGGCGGCCGCCGTCGCGGCCGGATTGGTGCCCGCCGCACTGGGTTCCGACGGTGCGGGCTCCATCCGCATCCCCGCCGCGTGGACCAACCTCGTCGGCATCAAACCGCAACGCGGCCGCATCTCCACCTGGCCGCACGCCGAGGCCTTCTACGGTCTCACCGTGAACGGCCCGCTGGCCAGGACCGTCGCCGACGCCGCGCTGCTGCTCGACCTCGCCGCGGGCGCCCATCCCGGCGACCGGCACACGCCTGCACCGATCGCGGCCACCGACGCCGTCGGGCGCGACCCGGGACGACTGCGCATCGCCCTCTCCCTGCGCATTCCGTTCACCGCCACCCGCACCACGCTCGACCCGCAGGTCGCGGCCGCGGTCCGCCGGGTCGGCGACACGTTGCGCGCGCTCGGCCACACCGTCACGGTCGCCGATCTGCACTACGGACTGCTGATCGGCGCGTCCTTCCTGCCGCGCTCGATGGCGGGCATCCGCGCGGTGCACCGGAACATGCCCGGCGCCGAGGTGGATCCGCGCACCATCGCCAATACCCGCCTCGGCAGGCTGCTCGACGGTCCGGCACTGTTCGCCGCGCGGCAGGCGGAACCGCTGCTGCACAAGCGGATCGGCGGCTTCTTCCGAGACTACGACCTGGTGCTCGCGCCGACCACCGCGACACCGCCACCGCACGCCGAAGACATCGACGGCATCGGCGTGCACGCCACCAACAACCTGATCACCGCCGCCTGCCCCTACACCTGGCCGTGGAACGTTCTCGGCTGGCCGAGCGTGAACGTCCCCGCGGGCTTCACCGACGCGGGCCTCCCCGTCGGCGCCCAGCTGATGGGCACCGAGGCCGCCGAACCGCTCCTGATTTCCGTTGCCGCCCAACTGGAGTCGGAGCTGCACTGGGAACGGGACCGACCGGCGCCATGGTGGACGGCGGCCTGA
- a CDS encoding DUF1870 family protein — MDDLLGTGTAAGFRATRELLGLPVPWCARLFAVAERTVERWEKGAFQIPDTAARELAEIADETEQVIDAMVDAIGAGEISPRLHTYRTNDDYCRHEPGTRYPATWHRAVCARVMVELPQVELQFVE; from the coding sequence TTGGACGACCTACTTGGCACCGGAACCGCCGCCGGTTTCCGGGCCACCAGAGAGTTACTCGGCCTGCCGGTGCCATGGTGCGCGCGGCTGTTCGCCGTGGCCGAGCGCACCGTGGAGCGTTGGGAGAAGGGCGCGTTCCAGATCCCCGACACGGCGGCGCGTGAGCTCGCCGAAATCGCCGACGAAACCGAGCAGGTCATCGACGCGATGGTCGACGCGATCGGCGCGGGCGAGATCTCCCCGCGCTTACATACCTACCGGACCAACGACGACTACTGCAGGCACGAGCCGGGCACCCGCTACCCGGCCACCTGGCACCGCGCCGTCTGCGCCCGGGTCATGGTGGAGTTACCGCAGGTCGAGCTGCAGTTCGTGGAGTAG
- a CDS encoding response regulator transcription factor: MIRLLLADDQALVRGALAALLGLEFDLEVVGEVGRGDEVLEAVGRTNPDVVLLDVEMPGLDGIAVAAQVHAAHPGVRILMVTTFGRPGYLRRAIDAGADGFVVKDTPARELADAVRRVQLGLRVVDPALAAETLTAGTSPLTEREREVLAAAADGATAGAIAKRLHLSEGTVRNHLSAAIGKTGTSTRAEAVRAAERLGWL; this comes from the coding sequence ATGATCCGGCTGCTACTGGCCGACGACCAGGCGCTCGTGCGCGGCGCGCTGGCCGCGCTGCTCGGACTGGAGTTCGACCTCGAGGTGGTGGGCGAGGTGGGCCGCGGTGACGAGGTGCTCGAGGCCGTCGGCCGCACGAATCCCGACGTGGTGCTGCTGGACGTGGAAATGCCCGGCCTGGACGGGATCGCCGTCGCCGCACAGGTTCACGCCGCGCATCCCGGTGTACGCATCCTTATGGTGACCACCTTCGGCCGGCCGGGCTACCTGCGCCGCGCGATCGATGCGGGTGCGGACGGATTCGTCGTAAAGGACACTCCGGCAAGGGAACTCGCCGATGCCGTGCGGCGGGTGCAGCTGGGTTTGCGGGTGGTCGATCCGGCGCTCGCGGCCGAGACGCTCACCGCCGGTACGTCACCGCTCACCGAACGGGAGCGCGAAGTGCTCGCCGCCGCGGCCGACGGCGCCACTGCGGGGGCCATCGCGAAACGGCTGCATCTGTCCGAAGGCACTGTCCGCAACCATCTTTCGGCGGCCATCGGAAAAACCGGAACCAGCACCCGCGCCGAAGCCGTCCGTGCCGCCGAACGTCTCGGCTGGCTCTGA